The following are from one region of the Nocardioides marmotae genome:
- a CDS encoding DMT family transporter, producing MESISARTVALTAVAPIAWGTTYLTTEALLPPDRPLFSAVVRALPAGLLLLAFARRLPRGAWWWKAGVLGLCNIGLFFPLLFLAAYRLPGGLAATLQATLPLAVMALAYVALGERAPGRAVVAALVGLGGVGLLVLGSPGGLDALGLAAGVASVAVAATGLVLTKRWRAPVDMLTLVSWQLVAGGLLLVPVALLVEGAPPAIDAPAALGYLWLGGVGTALAYVCWFRGLTRMSAGATALVGLLNPVVGTALGALVAGEAFGPLQGLAVALVLGGVLGGVTASQQRSTRRARPVPVAGRPAHHAQPDRTAQPDRTAQPERLREPALSRS from the coding sequence GTGGAAAGTATCTCGGCTCGCACCGTCGCCCTCACCGCCGTCGCACCCATCGCGTGGGGCACCACCTACCTGACGACCGAGGCGCTGCTCCCGCCGGACCGACCACTGTTCAGCGCGGTGGTCCGCGCCCTGCCCGCAGGCCTGCTGCTCCTGGCGTTCGCCCGCCGGCTGCCCCGCGGCGCGTGGTGGTGGAAGGCCGGCGTGCTCGGCCTGTGCAACATCGGGCTGTTCTTCCCGCTGCTCTTCCTCGCCGCCTACCGGCTCCCCGGCGGCCTCGCCGCGACCCTCCAGGCCACGCTCCCCCTCGCCGTGATGGCCCTGGCGTACGTCGCGCTCGGCGAGCGCGCCCCCGGGCGCGCCGTCGTGGCGGCCCTGGTCGGGCTGGGCGGCGTCGGGCTGCTGGTGCTCGGCTCCCCGGGCGGGTTGGACGCGCTCGGGCTCGCGGCCGGGGTCGCCTCGGTGGCCGTCGCCGCGACCGGCCTGGTCCTGACCAAGCGCTGGCGTGCCCCGGTCGACATGCTGACCCTGGTCTCCTGGCAGCTGGTCGCGGGCGGGCTGCTGCTGGTCCCCGTGGCACTGCTCGTCGAGGGCGCGCCGCCGGCGATCGACGCCCCGGCGGCCCTCGGGTACCTCTGGCTGGGCGGCGTCGGGACGGCCCTGGCCTACGTGTGCTGGTTCCGCGGCCTGACCCGGATGTCGGCCGGCGCCACCGCGCTCGTCGGCCTGCTCAATCCCGTCGTCGGGACCGCGCTCGGCGCGCTGGTCGCCGGCGAGGCGTTCGGGCCGCTCCAGGGCCTCGCCGTCGCGCTCGTGCTCGGCGGCGTGCTGGGCGGCGTGACCGCGAGCCAGCAGCGCTCGACCCGGCGGGCGCGCCCCGTCCCCGTGGCCGGCCGGCCCGCCCACCACGCGCAGCCGGACCGCACCGCGCAGCCGGACCGCACCGCGCAGCCGGAGCGCCTCCGGGAGCCGGCGCTCAGCCGATCGTGA
- a CDS encoding nitroreductase family deazaflavin-dependent oxidoreductase, which translates to MGLPDEKPAGLDSPVVPKVLKRVAKVQVAAFRATNGRVGSTWRIGAGWRKPVPTLLLDHVGRKSGTRFTTPLLYLEDGADLVIVASQGGLPKHPQWYRNLLAHPDTQVALKGERVRPVRARVADPEERAALWPRLVELYADFDRYQRWTDREIPVVVLEPRRG; encoded by the coding sequence ATGGGTCTCCCCGACGAGAAGCCGGCCGGTCTCGACTCCCCCGTGGTCCCGAAGGTGCTCAAGCGCGTCGCGAAGGTCCAGGTGGCGGCGTTCCGCGCCACCAACGGCCGCGTCGGCAGCACGTGGCGCATCGGCGCCGGGTGGCGCAAGCCGGTGCCGACGCTGCTGCTCGACCACGTCGGGCGGAAGTCCGGCACCCGGTTCACCACGCCGCTGCTCTACCTCGAGGACGGCGCGGACCTGGTGATCGTCGCCTCCCAGGGCGGGCTGCCGAAGCACCCGCAGTGGTACCGCAACCTGCTCGCCCACCCCGACACCCAGGTGGCGCTCAAGGGCGAGCGGGTGCGCCCGGTGCGGGCGCGCGTCGCGGACCCCGAGGAGCGGGCGGCGCTGTGGCCGCGGCTCGTCGAGCTGTACGCCGACTTCGACCGCTACCAGCGCTGGACCGACCGGGAGATCCCGGTCGTGGTGCTCGAGCCGCGCCGGGGCTGA
- a CDS encoding nuclear transport factor 2 family protein: MDLQELSDRTEIAAVLTRYTRAIDTGEFDRLETVFTPDAQIDYTESGGIAGGYAEVAPWLAEVLPAFFPRRMHTLGQVAIELAGDEAEVAAYFHNPMPVTGEDGAERVVEFGGIYHHRMVRTPDGWRSRELREEIVWKRT; this comes from the coding sequence GTGGACCTTCAGGAGCTCAGCGACCGCACGGAGATCGCCGCCGTGCTCACCCGCTACACCCGCGCCATCGACACCGGCGAGTTCGACCGGCTCGAGACGGTCTTCACCCCGGACGCGCAGATCGACTACACCGAGTCCGGCGGCATCGCGGGCGGCTACGCCGAGGTCGCGCCCTGGCTGGCCGAGGTGCTGCCGGCGTTCTTCCCCCGGCGCATGCACACGCTCGGTCAGGTGGCGATCGAGCTGGCCGGCGACGAGGCCGAGGTGGCGGCGTACTTCCACAACCCGATGCCGGTGACCGGCGAGGACGGCGCCGAGCGGGTCGTGGAGTTCGGCGGGATCTACCACCACCGGATGGTCCGCACCCCCGACGGGTGGCGCAGCCGGGAGCTGCGCGAGGAGATCGTCTGGAAGCGGACCTGA
- a CDS encoding TIGR03619 family F420-dependent LLM class oxidoreductase has protein sequence MRFTYAEAMTRADYYAPLAQAAEAAGYTSMTVADSLIYPEESDSTYPYTDTGDREFLDGKEFIEAMVLCAHLFAVTSTLRLTPFVLKLPVRPPVLVAKQASSLAALSGNRLGLGVGISPWPEDFAALGVPWERRGKRMDECIDIVRGLTRPQDPDGGQEYFSYSGEFYEVASLKQTPAPTARLPLLVGGHADAALRRAVRKGDGWMHAGGDGEELDRLLARLAEIRREEGDTREDFEVHVISYDAYDPDGIKRLADKGVTDCIVGFRVPYVVGPDTEPLEKKIAHLEQYAENVIAKVEG, from the coding sequence ATGCGATTCACCTACGCCGAGGCGATGACCCGGGCGGACTACTACGCGCCGCTCGCGCAGGCCGCCGAGGCGGCGGGCTACACGAGCATGACCGTCGCCGACAGCCTCATCTACCCCGAGGAGTCGGACTCGACGTACCCCTACACCGACACCGGCGACCGGGAGTTCCTCGACGGCAAGGAGTTCATCGAGGCGATGGTGCTCTGCGCGCACCTGTTCGCGGTGACCAGCACGCTGCGGCTGACGCCGTTCGTGCTCAAGCTGCCGGTGCGCCCGCCGGTGCTCGTGGCCAAGCAGGCCTCCTCGCTGGCCGCCCTGTCCGGCAACCGGCTCGGCCTCGGCGTCGGCATCTCGCCGTGGCCCGAGGACTTCGCCGCGCTCGGCGTGCCGTGGGAGCGGCGCGGCAAGCGGATGGACGAGTGCATCGACATCGTCCGCGGCCTCACCCGCCCCCAGGACCCCGACGGCGGGCAGGAGTACTTCTCCTACTCCGGTGAGTTCTACGAGGTCGCCTCCCTCAAGCAGACCCCCGCTCCCACCGCCCGGCTGCCGCTGCTCGTCGGCGGCCACGCCGACGCCGCGCTGCGCCGCGCGGTGCGCAAGGGCGACGGCTGGATGCACGCCGGCGGCGACGGCGAGGAGCTCGACCGCCTGCTCGCCCGGCTCGCGGAGATCCGCCGCGAGGAGGGCGACACCCGCGAGGACTTCGAGGTCCACGTCATCTCCTACGACGCCTACGACCCCGACGGGATCAAGCGCCTGGCCGACAAGGGCGTCACCGACTGCATCGTCGGCTTCCGCGTCCCCTACGTCGTCGGGCCCGACACCGAGCCGCTGGAGAAGAAGATCGCCCACCTCGAGCAGTACGCCGAGAACGTCATCGCGAAGGTCGAGGGGTGA
- a CDS encoding SDR family oxidoreductase, which translates to MPPQTATAHLETDAEVEARYRPLPLLEGKVLVLSGVGPGLGRALGAEAARMGADLVLASRTERRLEKMAETVRAHGRRALVVPTDITDEASRVALVEQALAEFGRVDCLVNNAFAIPPMDPLTTLDLDGLRAANETNVFAPLRLTALFADALAATRGSVLMVNSCVLYQSQEEFAGYKLSKGALEHLSSSLATELGPRGIRLNSVAPSYIYEDVNKGYFDWIASESGRTHDEVYAEKAAPTDLKRLASPAEVARAALVLATDLCSAVTGQVLNVDCGEFHR; encoded by the coding sequence GTGCCGCCCCAGACCGCCACCGCCCACCTCGAGACCGACGCCGAGGTCGAGGCCCGCTACCGCCCGCTCCCGCTGCTGGAGGGCAAGGTGCTCGTCCTCTCCGGCGTCGGCCCCGGGCTCGGCCGCGCCCTCGGCGCGGAGGCGGCGCGGATGGGCGCCGACCTGGTGCTCGCGAGCCGCACCGAGCGCCGGCTGGAGAAGATGGCCGAGACGGTCCGCGCGCACGGGCGCCGGGCCCTCGTCGTACCCACCGACATCACCGACGAGGCCTCCCGCGTCGCGCTGGTCGAGCAGGCGCTGGCGGAGTTCGGGCGCGTCGACTGCCTGGTCAACAACGCCTTCGCCATCCCGCCGATGGACCCGCTCACCACCCTCGACCTCGACGGGCTGCGCGCCGCGAACGAGACCAACGTCTTCGCCCCGCTGCGGCTGACCGCGCTCTTCGCCGACGCGCTCGCCGCGACCCGCGGCTCGGTGCTGATGGTCAACTCCTGCGTGCTCTACCAGTCCCAGGAGGAGTTCGCCGGCTACAAGCTGTCCAAGGGCGCGCTGGAGCACCTCTCCTCCTCCCTGGCCACCGAGCTCGGCCCGCGCGGGATCCGGCTCAACAGCGTCGCGCCGTCCTACATCTACGAGGACGTCAACAAGGGCTACTTCGACTGGATCGCGTCGGAGTCCGGCCGCACCCACGACGAGGTGTACGCCGAGAAGGCCGCACCCACGGACCTCAAGCGGCTCGCGAGCCCCGCCGAGGTCGCCCGGGCCGCGCTGGTGCTGGCCACCGACCTCTGCTCCGCGGTCACCGGCCAGGTGCTCAACGTCGACTGCGGGGAGTTCCACCGATGA
- a CDS encoding sulfotransferase family protein, which produces MSSAPDPGTGGHNVMTRERPDVGSYDDILAAAVRTTGLSDLGGTAHEEGLRVLVDDLASPEAGLTPRGNYFQRSEVKSALVGRLLTQAQFTARPEHAAVPIERPVFVLGLPRTGTTALHRLLHADPAAQGLEMWLTQYPQPRPPRETWEADPIFGAMQQAFAAHHVESPEYRGIHYMDATTVEECWRLLRQTGKSSSYESLANLPRYSAWLAEQDWTDAYARHRQNLQLVGLNDPDKRWVLKNPSHLTALDALMAVYPDALVVYTHRDPVVCIASSCSLSAETTAGHSTTYVGETIGRTQLDLWARAFHAFHDARPRYDQAQFVDVAFAGLLADPLGTARSVYERFGLDFTPEAQAAMAEIDRESKQGAAKPSHRYAIEDYGLTEADVRAAFDR; this is translated from the coding sequence ATGAGCAGCGCCCCCGATCCCGGGACCGGCGGGCACAACGTGATGACCCGCGAGCGGCCCGACGTGGGCTCCTACGACGACATCCTCGCGGCCGCCGTCCGCACGACCGGCCTCTCCGACCTCGGCGGCACCGCCCACGAGGAGGGGCTGCGGGTGCTCGTCGACGACCTCGCCTCCCCCGAGGCCGGGCTGACCCCGCGCGGCAACTACTTCCAGCGCTCGGAGGTCAAGAGCGCGCTGGTCGGCCGGCTGCTCACCCAGGCCCAGTTCACCGCCCGCCCCGAGCACGCCGCCGTGCCGATCGAGCGGCCGGTCTTCGTGCTGGGCCTGCCGCGCACCGGCACCACCGCGCTGCACCGCCTGCTGCACGCCGACCCGGCCGCGCAGGGCCTGGAGATGTGGCTGACGCAGTACCCCCAGCCGCGCCCGCCCCGCGAGACCTGGGAGGCCGACCCGATCTTCGGCGCGATGCAGCAGGCCTTCGCCGCCCACCACGTGGAGAGCCCGGAGTACAGGGGGATCCACTACATGGACGCCACCACCGTCGAGGAGTGCTGGCGGCTGCTGCGCCAGACCGGCAAGTCCAGCTCGTATGAGTCCCTCGCCAACCTGCCGCGCTACTCCGCGTGGCTGGCCGAGCAGGACTGGACCGACGCCTACGCCCGGCACCGGCAGAACCTCCAGCTCGTCGGGCTCAACGACCCCGACAAGCGCTGGGTGCTCAAGAACCCCTCGCACCTGACCGCGCTCGACGCGCTGATGGCGGTCTATCCCGACGCACTGGTCGTCTACACCCACCGCGACCCGGTCGTGTGCATCGCCTCGTCGTGCTCGCTGTCGGCCGAGACCACGGCCGGGCACTCCACGACGTACGTCGGGGAGACCATCGGCCGCACCCAGCTCGACCTGTGGGCGCGCGCCTTCCACGCCTTCCACGACGCCCGGCCGCGCTATGACCAGGCGCAGTTCGTCGACGTCGCCTTCGCCGGCCTGCTCGCCGACCCGCTCGGCACGGCCCGGTCGGTCTATGAGCGCTTCGGCCTGGACTTCACCCCCGAGGCGCAGGCGGCGATGGCGGAGATCGACCGCGAGTCCAAGCAGGGCGCGGCCAAGCCCTCCCACCGCTACGCCATCGAGGACTACGGGCTCACCGAGGCCGACGTGCGCGCCGCCTTCGACCGGTAG
- a CDS encoding MFS transporter — translation MTWTARLRATLLGLRMDTTPLRESRDFRLLFWAGSVFYLGGMITYVAVPFQVYSLTGSNFAVGAIGLVELAPLVVFGLYGGALADHVDRRKLLIWTGVAQAFFTGVLAVNAFRDEPDVWVVFVVAVFLVSCSALQRPSREALLPRTVRHDQLMAANALGSFGIQIGVLLGPAIGGVLIATVGIGWCFLIDVVGLAIATLLYVRMRSYAHRAETTPPSLEGIRQGVRYALSRRDLLGTYLVDIAAMLLALPVVLFPALVEEVFENPELLGGLYIAQTLGAMLATATSGWTSRVHHHGRAIVVAAAAYGACVALAGLMPSFWLVLLFLGLSGCADMISGIFRATVWSQTIPEAMRGRLAGIEMLSYSLGPLGGQVRAGVTADLWSVRGAITSGGVACVAGVALTATWLRDFWSYDDRTDEYAVAERAARAATGDA, via the coding sequence ATGACCTGGACCGCCCGGCTCCGCGCCACCCTGCTCGGCCTGCGGATGGACACCACCCCGTTGCGGGAGTCCCGCGACTTCCGGCTGCTCTTCTGGGCCGGCTCGGTCTTCTACCTCGGCGGGATGATCACCTACGTCGCGGTGCCCTTCCAGGTCTACTCGCTGACCGGGTCGAACTTCGCCGTCGGCGCGATCGGCCTGGTCGAGCTGGCGCCGCTCGTGGTCTTCGGGCTGTACGGCGGCGCGCTGGCCGACCACGTCGACCGGCGCAAGCTGCTCATCTGGACCGGCGTCGCCCAGGCGTTCTTCACCGGCGTGCTCGCGGTCAACGCGTTCCGCGACGAGCCCGACGTGTGGGTCGTCTTCGTGGTGGCCGTCTTCCTCGTCTCCTGCTCCGCGCTCCAGCGGCCCTCCCGCGAGGCGCTGCTCCCGCGGACCGTGCGCCACGACCAGCTGATGGCCGCCAACGCGCTGGGCAGCTTCGGCATCCAGATCGGCGTGCTGCTCGGCCCGGCCATCGGCGGCGTGCTCATCGCGACCGTCGGTATCGGTTGGTGCTTCCTCATCGACGTGGTCGGCCTGGCCATCGCGACGCTGCTCTACGTGCGGATGCGGTCCTACGCCCACCGCGCCGAGACCACCCCGCCGAGCCTGGAGGGCATCCGCCAGGGCGTGCGCTACGCCCTCTCCCGGCGCGACCTGCTCGGCACGTACCTCGTCGACATCGCCGCGATGTTGCTCGCGCTGCCGGTCGTGCTGTTCCCGGCCCTGGTCGAGGAGGTCTTCGAGAACCCCGAGCTGCTCGGCGGGCTCTACATCGCCCAGACGCTCGGCGCGATGCTCGCCACCGCCACCAGCGGCTGGACGAGCCGGGTGCACCACCACGGCCGGGCGATCGTCGTGGCCGCCGCGGCGTACGGCGCCTGCGTGGCGCTCGCCGGCCTGATGCCGTCCTTCTGGCTGGTCCTGCTCTTCCTCGGCCTGTCCGGCTGCGCGGACATGATCTCCGGGATCTTCCGCGCGACCGTGTGGAGCCAGACCATCCCCGAGGCGATGCGCGGGCGGCTGGCCGGCATCGAGATGCTGTCCTACTCCCTCGGCCCGCTCGGCGGGCAGGTGCGCGCCGGCGTGACCGCCGACCTGTGGTCGGTGCGCGGCGCGATCACCAGCGGCGGCGTCGCCTGCGTCGCCGGCGTGGCGCTGACCGCCACCTGGCTGCGGGACTTCTGGTCCTACGACGACCGCACCGACGAGTACGCCGTCGCCGAGCGCGCGGCCCGAGCCGCCACCGGCGACGCCTGA
- a CDS encoding alpha/beta hydrolase, translating to MTSQQPPATAPEATPGTRRDVAFASAGVELSAWHFPAATDDLAGPAGRPVVVMAHGLAGTKDSGLEPYARGLAAAGLDVLAFDYRGFGTSGGAPRQTVSMAGQVADYRAAAMAAKRLDGVDPDRLVLWGVSLAGGHVLSVGAGREDVAAVVALAPLVDGLAAGRLAMRHHKPSAMLRSTVEGVRSRVAGPRTMPVVARPGELGALTLDGCYEDYLAIAGPSWRNEIDAAVGLELGGHRPAKHAADLRCPLLVQIADHDRSAPPHAALKAAFAGRGEVRHYPCDHFDVYAGRDWFEPALAHQVHFLRRHLAP from the coding sequence ATGACCAGCCAGCAGCCGCCCGCCACCGCCCCGGAGGCCACCCCGGGCACCCGGCGCGACGTCGCCTTCGCCTCCGCCGGCGTCGAGCTCTCCGCCTGGCACTTCCCGGCCGCGACCGACGACCTGGCCGGCCCCGCGGGGCGCCCGGTCGTGGTGATGGCCCACGGCCTGGCCGGCACCAAGGACTCCGGCCTCGAGCCGTACGCCCGCGGGCTGGCCGCCGCCGGCCTCGACGTGCTCGCCTTCGACTACCGCGGCTTCGGCACCTCCGGGGGCGCTCCGCGTCAGACGGTCTCGATGGCCGGGCAGGTCGCGGACTACCGCGCCGCGGCGATGGCGGCCAAGCGCCTCGACGGGGTCGACCCGGACCGGCTCGTGCTGTGGGGGGTCTCCCTGGCCGGTGGGCACGTGCTCAGCGTCGGCGCCGGCCGCGAGGACGTCGCCGCGGTGGTCGCGCTGGCCCCGCTCGTCGACGGGCTGGCCGCCGGCCGGCTCGCGATGCGCCACCACAAGCCCTCGGCGATGCTCCGCTCGACCGTCGAGGGCGTGCGCAGCCGGGTCGCCGGCCCCCGGACGATGCCGGTCGTGGCGCGGCCCGGCGAGCTCGGCGCGCTCACGCTCGACGGCTGCTACGAGGACTACCTGGCCATCGCCGGACCGAGCTGGCGCAACGAGATCGACGCCGCCGTCGGCCTCGAGCTCGGCGGGCACCGCCCGGCCAAGCACGCCGCCGACCTGCGCTGCCCGCTGCTGGTGCAGATCGCCGACCACGACCGCAGTGCCCCGCCGCACGCCGCGCTGAAGGCGGCCTTCGCCGGCCGCGGCGAGGTGCGGCACTACCCGTGCGACCACTTCGACGTCTACGCCGGCCGGGACTGGTTCGAGCCGGCGCTGGCCCACCAGGTGCACTTCCTGCGCCGGCACCTCGCGCCCTAG
- a CDS encoding TetR/AcrR family transcriptional regulator yields MSPAATRGDQRRAALLEALDQALRKAGPHARLEDINVADLSRRAGVTRSAFYFYFDNKAAAVAALMDEMEDDAWDAAGLLGGDGAMSERIATAIRSVVEGWRRRTHVHRAMLEARATSPAVRERWEQRIAAFVEVVAALVESERAAGRAPAGPPATALATALLDLNDRTLERLVRAADTTGEDHIDAVVHLWTSAIYGRTTP; encoded by the coding sequence GTGAGCCCGGCCGCCACCCGGGGCGACCAGCGCCGGGCCGCGCTGCTCGAGGCCCTCGACCAGGCGCTGCGCAAGGCCGGGCCGCACGCCCGGCTCGAGGACATCAACGTCGCGGACCTCTCGCGGCGCGCCGGGGTCACCCGCTCGGCGTTCTACTTCTACTTCGACAACAAGGCCGCCGCCGTCGCCGCCCTCATGGACGAGATGGAGGACGACGCCTGGGACGCCGCCGGCCTGCTCGGCGGCGACGGCGCGATGAGCGAGCGGATCGCCACCGCGATCCGCAGCGTCGTCGAGGGCTGGCGGCGGCGTACCCACGTCCACCGCGCCATGCTCGAGGCCCGCGCCACCAGCCCCGCGGTGCGCGAGAGGTGGGAGCAGCGGATCGCCGCCTTCGTCGAGGTCGTCGCCGCGCTGGTGGAGTCCGAGCGGGCCGCCGGTCGCGCCCCCGCCGGACCCCCGGCCACGGCGCTGGCCACCGCCCTGCTCGACCTCAACGACCGCACCCTCGAGCGGCTCGTCCGCGCCGCCGACACGACCGGCGAGGACCACATCGACGCCGTCGTGCACCTCTGGACCAGCGCCATCTACGGGAGGACCACCCCATGA
- a CDS encoding flavin-containing monooxygenase: protein MRAPTTAVIGAGISGLTVTKMLADYGVPGTTFESSDRVGGNWAFGNPNGHSSAYRSLHIDTSKYQLSFKDFPMPEHYPDFPHHTDIKAYLDSYADAFGLRERIEFENGVVHADRLPDGGWELQTQRGETRRFDLLVVANGHHWDPRTADFPGEFTGESIHSHHYVDPWTPLHLMDKRILVVGLGNSAADITVELSQRVLRNQVTLSTRSSAWIVPKLMYGKPADMNYRTYPQLPLSWQRKVAQWGQRFTGSDPRNYGLPAPNHKFFEAHPTQSTELPLRLKSGDVTARGNVARLDGSTVHFEDGASAEFDVIVYATGYNLTFPFFDPAFISAPGNRIDLYKRILKPGLDDLLFAGFAQATPTLFPFVESQARLIAAYAVGEYAPPPVEQMQEVIRADDALYMGHMLDRPRHTHQLDYFVYEHQMRTKELPEGRERARRAGAPALAGRSAAVPEPTAPEPTVL, encoded by the coding sequence ATGCGAGCACCCACCACCGCCGTCATCGGCGCGGGCATCAGCGGACTGACCGTGACCAAGATGCTCGCCGACTACGGCGTGCCGGGCACGACGTTCGAGAGCTCGGACCGGGTCGGGGGCAACTGGGCCTTCGGCAACCCCAACGGCCACAGCAGCGCCTACCGCTCGCTGCACATCGACACCTCGAAGTACCAGCTGTCCTTCAAGGACTTCCCGATGCCGGAGCACTACCCGGACTTCCCGCACCACACCGACATCAAGGCCTACCTCGACTCCTACGCCGACGCCTTCGGGCTGCGCGAGCGCATCGAGTTCGAGAACGGCGTGGTCCACGCCGACCGGCTGCCCGACGGCGGCTGGGAGCTGCAGACCCAGCGCGGGGAGACCCGGCGCTTCGACCTCCTCGTCGTCGCCAACGGCCACCACTGGGACCCGCGGACCGCGGACTTCCCCGGCGAGTTCACCGGGGAGTCGATCCACTCCCACCACTACGTCGACCCGTGGACGCCGCTGCACCTGATGGACAAGCGGATCCTCGTCGTCGGGCTCGGCAACAGCGCCGCGGACATCACCGTGGAGCTCTCCCAGCGGGTGCTGCGCAACCAGGTCACGCTCTCCACCCGCAGCAGCGCGTGGATCGTCCCGAAGCTGATGTACGGCAAGCCGGCGGACATGAACTACCGGACCTACCCCCAGCTGCCGCTGTCCTGGCAGCGCAAGGTCGCCCAGTGGGGCCAGCGGTTCACCGGCTCCGACCCGCGCAACTACGGCCTGCCCGCGCCCAACCACAAGTTCTTCGAGGCCCACCCCACGCAGTCCACCGAGCTGCCGCTGCGGCTGAAGTCCGGCGACGTCACCGCCCGCGGCAACGTCGCCCGGCTCGACGGCAGCACGGTCCACTTCGAGGACGGCGCGTCCGCGGAGTTCGACGTGATCGTCTACGCCACCGGCTACAACCTCACCTTCCCCTTCTTCGACCCCGCCTTCATCAGTGCACCGGGCAACCGGATCGACCTGTACAAGCGGATCCTCAAGCCGGGCCTCGACGACCTGCTCTTCGCCGGCTTCGCCCAGGCCACCCCCACGCTGTTCCCGTTCGTGGAGAGCCAGGCCCGGCTGATCGCGGCGTACGCCGTCGGGGAGTACGCCCCGCCGCCGGTCGAGCAGATGCAGGAGGTCATCCGCGCCGACGACGCGCTCTACATGGGCCACATGCTCGACCGGCCCCGCCACACCCACCAGCTCGACTACTTCGTCTACGAGCACCAGATGCGGACCAAGGAGCTGCCCGAGGGCCGCGAGCGGGCCCGCCGCGCCGGCGCGCCCGCCCTCGCCGGCCGCAGCGCGGCCGTGCCCGAGCCGACCGCACCCGAGCCGACCGTCCTGTGA
- a CDS encoding oxygenase MpaB family protein: protein MSAAPSRFAADRAWSARAAAPLRWTAGPGARPGPAEVDALRRGLLRRDEVAAALVRAVREDRTVSMREVHAALAAGGAGPDAPAPLRDFFAAVAQRPDWVDDDLLARGAEACRTFGHDAGLVLTHGSLLGGYRTAAALEPLARTGRLTGEETLRRIGETTAWWRAVTAPAGLEPGAEGHRLALHVRVMHGFVNHHLEQDPTWEWDLRGVPINQYDQASTLGVFSTSFLLHLRLLGVRVPRRDAAAVMHLWSYVGWLMGVDEEWLPRTERRGRRLLYHFLSHDPPPDENSRTLAAALIDMVDLAPYGPLRRRWERERALSVSTWLLGPAAMRDLGLPVRAPWYGVWRVAANLGWTQVVGRLPGGRLRLLVRADRHHRRQERAWHGEAAPGIGAIPA, encoded by the coding sequence GTGAGCGCCGCTCCCTCCCGTTTCGCCGCCGACCGCGCCTGGTCCGCGCGCGCCGCCGCCCCGCTGCGGTGGACCGCCGGCCCGGGCGCGCGACCCGGCCCGGCAGAGGTCGACGCGCTGCGTCGCGGCCTCCTGCGCCGCGACGAGGTCGCCGCCGCGCTGGTGCGGGCGGTCCGGGAGGACCGGACGGTCTCCATGCGCGAGGTGCACGCCGCGCTGGCCGCCGGCGGGGCCGGCCCGGACGCACCCGCACCCCTGCGGGACTTCTTCGCCGCCGTCGCGCAGCGCCCGGACTGGGTCGACGACGACCTGCTGGCCCGGGGCGCCGAGGCGTGCCGCACCTTCGGCCACGACGCGGGCCTGGTGCTCACCCACGGGTCGCTGCTCGGTGGCTACCGCACCGCCGCCGCGCTCGAGCCGCTCGCGCGCACCGGCCGGCTGACCGGCGAGGAGACCCTGCGCCGGATCGGGGAGACGACCGCCTGGTGGCGCGCGGTCACCGCCCCCGCCGGCCTCGAGCCGGGCGCGGAGGGCCACCGGCTCGCGCTGCACGTGCGGGTGATGCACGGCTTCGTCAACCACCACCTCGAGCAGGACCCCACCTGGGAGTGGGACCTGCGCGGCGTGCCGATCAACCAGTACGACCAGGCCAGCACGCTCGGCGTCTTCTCCACCAGCTTCCTGCTGCACCTGCGCCTGCTCGGCGTCCGCGTCCCGCGCCGCGACGCCGCCGCGGTCATGCACCTGTGGTCCTACGTGGGCTGGCTGATGGGCGTGGACGAGGAGTGGCTGCCCCGCACCGAGCGCCGCGGGCGCCGGCTGCTCTACCACTTCCTCTCCCACGACCCGCCGCCCGACGAGAACAGCCGCACCCTCGCGGCCGCGCTCATCGACATGGTCGACCTGGCGCCGTACGGCCCGCTGCGCCGCCGCTGGGAGCGCGAGCGCGCCCTCTCGGTCAGCACCTGGCTCCTCGGCCCGGCGGCCATGCGCGACCTCGGCCTGCCCGTCCGGGCGCCTTGGTACGGCGTGTGGCGGGTCGCTGCCAACCTCGGCTGGACCCAGGTGGTCGGCCGGCTCCCCGGCGGGCGCCTGCGGCTGCTCGTCCGCGCCGACCGGCACCACCGGCGCCAGGAGCGCGCCTGGCACGGCGAGGCCGCCCCGGGGATCGGCGCGATCCCCGCCTGA